The following proteins are co-located in the bacterium genome:
- a CDS encoding nuclear transport factor 2 family protein has protein sequence MNPNSDLIKKFYTAFNSKDAETMVSLYDDKIVFSDPAFGILEGENAKNMWRMLCGRAKDLTVTCSEIQADDNQGSARWEARYTFGKTGRQVHNVIEATFEFRNGLIVRHTDTFDIWKWSRMALGAVGILLGWTPWLQTKIRKDALKGLKAFSEKIKK, from the coding sequence ATGAATCCAAATAGCGACCTGATCAAAAAATTTTACACTGCTTTCAATTCTAAAGATGCTGAAACTATGGTGTCACTATACGACGATAAAATCGTTTTTTCCGACCCTGCCTTCGGCATTCTGGAAGGTGAAAATGCAAAAAATATGTGGCGAATGTTATGCGGACGGGCCAAGGATTTGACGGTTACTTGTTCTGAGATTCAGGCCGATGATAATCAAGGGTCAGCCCGGTGGGAAGCACGCTACACATTTGGAAAAACCGGACGACAAGTTCATAATGTGATTGAAGCGACTTTTGAATTCAGAAACGGTTTGATCGTGAGACATACGGATACTTTTGATATTTGGAAATGGTCGCGAATGGCGTTAGGGGCGGTTGGGATTTTACTGGGGTGGACGCCGTGGCTTCAAACAAAGATCAGAAAAGACGCTTTAAAGGGATTAAAAGCCTTTTCTGAAAAAATAAAAAAATAA